From a single Oreochromis niloticus isolate F11D_XX linkage group LG3, O_niloticus_UMD_NMBU, whole genome shotgun sequence genomic region:
- the LOC100692303 gene encoding zinc finger protein 180 isoform X1 has protein sequence MSSAQYLREFIKERLTAVCEEIFSEVQQTIVQYEEEINRQHRLLDISRKPDRNSHIIDLPQNHDCNEEEGLDEQQVCNQERNSSLDQEDPEPPQIKEEQEELCSSQEGEQLGLKQETEGIIVWTDEEQVRQMETICKPVIKLHRIDLQQQDVSEKDEVLTDQQVCNQERNTILDQEDPEPPRIKEEQEELCSSQEGEQLGLKQETEGIIVWTREEQIRVLGTICKPEIKLHRIDLQQQHVCDEEKVVRGQQVCNQERNSSLDLEDPVPPQIKDEQEELCSSQEGQQLGLKQEADAFMDTLVYQESYHSELESNSEQLLSLSSPEVESQDVLSGSARNVALKRRRLRLADTREKSLKCDTCGKAFHFQSHLSAHLRVHTGEKPYSCSTCGKRFSHKSALDNHLRSYTGEKPYLCITCGKRFVQKSHLERHVRIHTGEKPYPCITCGKRFNQNSELQRHVRIHTGEKPYFCKTCGKRFADSSGLIKHMRFHTGEKPFSCGICGKSFSQKSALETHVRTHTGEKPYSCSTCGKKFNQKSGMKSHARIHTGEKPHCCSRCGKTFSQRTHLKKHMRIHTD, from the exons ATGAGTTCAGCTCAGTATCTGAGAGAGTTCATCAAGGAGAGACTAACTGCTGTTTGTGAAGAAATCTTCTCAGAGGTTCAACAAACCATCGTCCAGTATGAGGAGGAGATCAACCGTCAGCACAGACTGCTGGATATCAGCCGGAAACCCGACAGAAACTCACACATCATAG ACCTCCCACAAAATCATGACTGTAATGAAGAGGAGGGTCTGGATGAGCAGCAGGTCTGTAACCAGGAGAGGAACTCCAGTCTGGACCAGGAGGACCCAGAGCctccacagattaaagaggaacaagaggaactctgcagcagtcaggagggagagcagcttgGACTGAAGCAGGAGACTGAAGGCATTATTGTCTGGACTGATGAAGAGCAGGTCAGACAGATGGAGACCATCTGTAAACCTGTGATAAAGTTACACAGAATAG ACCTCCAACAGCAGGATGTCTCTGAAAAGGACGAGGTTCTCACAGACCAGCAGGTCTGTAACCAGGAGAGGAACACCATTCTGGACCAGGAGGACCCAGAGCCTCCACGgattaaagaggaacaggaggagctctgcagcagtcaggagggagagcagcttgGACTGAAGCAGGAGA CTGAAGGCATTATTGTCTGGACCAGGGAAGAGCAGATTAGAGTCCTGGGGACCATCTGCAAACCTGAGATAAAGTTACACAGAATAG ACCTCCAACAGCAACATGTCTGTGATGAGGAGAAGGTTGTCAGAGGTCAGCAGGTCTGTAACCAGGAGAGGAACTCTAGTCTGGACCTAGAGGACCCAGTGCCTCCACAGATTAAAGATGAACAGGAGGaactctgcagcagtcaggaagGACAGCAGCTTGGACTGAAGCAGGAGGCTGATGCCTTCATGGACACCCTTGTTTATCAGGAAAGTTACCACAGTGAACTGGAATCAAACAGTGAGCAGCTCCTTTCTCTTAGCTCTCCTGAAGTAGAAAGCCAGGATGTGCTCTCAGGATCAGCTAGAAATGTAGCGCTAAAGAGGAGACGTCTCAGACTTGCTGACACAAGGGAAAAGTCtctaaaatgtgacacatgcGGAAAAGCATTTCACTTCCAATCCCACCTGAGTGCACATCTTAgagttcacacaggtgagaaaccatattcttgtagcacctgtgggaaaagattcaGCCACAAATCAGCATTGGATAATCATTTAAGAAGTTACACAGGCGAGAAGCCATATCTTTGTATCACTTGCGGGAAAAGATTTGTTCAGAAGTCTCATTTGGAGCGTCATGTGAGAATTCATACAGGTGAAAAGCCGTATCCTTGTAtcacctgtgggaaaagatttaaTCAGAATTCAGAGCTGCAACGTCATGtaagaattcacacaggtgagaagccatatTTTTGTAAAACTTGTGGGAAAAGATTTGCTGACTCATCGGGACTCATAAAACACATGAGATTTCACACAGGCGAGAAACCATTTTCTTGTGGGATCTGTGGAAAAAGTTTCAGTCAGAAATCAGCATTGGAAACTCATGTAAGGACTCACACAGGCGAGAAGCCGTATTCTTGTAGCACTTGTGGGAAAAAATTCAATCAGAAATCAGGAATGAAGTCTCATGcaagaattcacacaggtgagaaaccacATTGCTGTAGCAGGTGTGGAAAAACCTTTAGCCAGAGGACACACTTAAAGAAGCACATGAGAATTCATACTGATTAA
- the LOC100692303 gene encoding golgin subfamily A member 6-like protein 10 isoform X3: protein MSSAQYLREFIKERLTAVCEEIFSEVQQTIVQYEEEINRQHRLLDISRKPDRNSHIIDLPQNHDCNEEEGLDEQQVCNQERNSSLDQEDPEPPQIKEEQEELCSSQEGEQLGLKQETEGIIVWTDEEQVRQMETICKPVIKLHRIDLQQQDVSEKDEVLTDQQVCNQERNTILDQEDPEPPRIKEEQEELCSSQEGEQLGLKQETEGIIVWTREEQIRVLGTICKPEIKLHRIGEDQEMDQVIHRRGSHVFSCLP from the exons ATGAGTTCAGCTCAGTATCTGAGAGAGTTCATCAAGGAGAGACTAACTGCTGTTTGTGAAGAAATCTTCTCAGAGGTTCAACAAACCATCGTCCAGTATGAGGAGGAGATCAACCGTCAGCACAGACTGCTGGATATCAGCCGGAAACCCGACAGAAACTCACACATCATAG ACCTCCCACAAAATCATGACTGTAATGAAGAGGAGGGTCTGGATGAGCAGCAGGTCTGTAACCAGGAGAGGAACTCCAGTCTGGACCAGGAGGACCCAGAGCctccacagattaaagaggaacaagaggaactctgcagcagtcaggagggagagcagcttgGACTGAAGCAGGAGACTGAAGGCATTATTGTCTGGACTGATGAAGAGCAGGTCAGACAGATGGAGACCATCTGTAAACCTGTGATAAAGTTACACAGAATAG ACCTCCAACAGCAGGATGTCTCTGAAAAGGACGAGGTTCTCACAGACCAGCAGGTCTGTAACCAGGAGAGGAACACCATTCTGGACCAGGAGGACCCAGAGCCTCCACGgattaaagaggaacaggaggagctctgcagcagtcaggagggagagcagcttgGACTGAAGCAGGAGA CTGAAGGCATTATTGTCTGGACCAGGGAAGAGCAGATTAGAGTCCTGGGGACCATCTGCAAACCTGAGATAAAGTTACACAGAATAG GTGAGGACCAAGAGATGGACCAAGTCATACACAGAAGAGGCTCCCATGTGTTTTCATGCCTGCCTTAA
- the LOC100692303 gene encoding zinc finger and SCAN domain-containing protein 2 isoform X2 — protein sequence MSSAQYLREFIKERLTAVCEEIFSEVQKTIVQYEEEINRQHRLLDISRKPDRNSHIIDFPQQRDCNEEEERNSSLDQEDPEPPQIKEEQEELCSSQEGEQLGLKQAEGIIVWTREEQIRVLGTICKPEIKLHRIDLQQQHVCDEEKVVRGQQVCNQERNSSLDLEDPVPPQIKDEQEELCSSQEGQQLGLKQEADAFMDTLVYQESYHSELESNSEQLLSLSSPEVESQDVLSGSARNVALKRRRLRLADTREKSLKCDTCGKAFHFQSHLSAHLRVHTGEKPYSCSTCGKRFSHKSALDNHLRSYTGEKPYLCITCGKRFVQKSHLERHVRIHTGEKPYPCITCGKRFNQNSELQRHVRIHTGEKPYFCKTCGKRFADSSGLIKHMRFHTGEKPFSCGICGKSFSQKSALETHVRTHTGEKPYSCSTCGKKFNQKSGMKSHARIHTGEKPHCCSRCGKTFSQRTHLKKHMRIHTD from the exons ATGAGTTCAGCTCAGTATCTGAGAGAGTTCATCAAGGAGAGACTAACTGCTGTTTGTGAAGAAATCTTCTCAGAGGTTCAAAAAACCATCGTCCAGTATGAGGAGGAGATCAACCGTCAGCACAGACTGCTGGATATCAGCCGGAAACCCGACAGAAACTCACACATCATAG ACTTCCCACAACAACGTGACTGCAacgaagaggaggagaggaactCCAGTCTGGACCAAGAGGACCCAGAGCctccacagattaaagaggaacaggaggaactctgcagcagtcaggagggagagcagcttgGACTGAAGCAAGCTGAAGGCATTATTGTCTGGACCAGGGAAGAGCAGATTAGAGTCCTGGGGACCATCTGCAAACCTGAGATAAAGTTACACAGAATAG ACCTCCAACAGCAACATGTCTGTGATGAGGAGAAGGTTGTCAGAGGTCAGCAGGTCTGTAACCAGGAGAGGAACTCTAGTCTGGACCTAGAGGACCCAGTGCCTCCACAGATTAAAGATGAACAGGAGGaactctgcagcagtcaggaagGACAGCAGCTTGGACTGAAGCAGGAGGCTGATGCCTTCATGGACACCCTTGTTTATCAGGAAAGTTACCACAGTGAACTGGAATCAAACAGTGAGCAGCTCCTTTCTCTTAGCTCTCCTGAAGTAGAAAGCCAGGATGTGCTCTCAGGATCAGCTAGAAATGTAGCGCTAAAGAGGAGACGTCTCAGACTTGCTGACACAAGGGAAAAGTCtctaaaatgtgacacatgcGGAAAAGCATTTCACTTCCAATCCCACCTGAGTGCACATCTTAgagttcacacaggtgagaaaccatattcttgtagcacctgtgggaaaagattcaGCCACAAATCAGCATTGGATAATCATTTAAGAAGTTACACAGGCGAGAAGCCATATCTTTGTATCACTTGCGGGAAAAGATTTGTTCAGAAGTCTCATTTGGAGCGTCATGTGAGAATTCATACAGGTGAAAAGCCGTATCCTTGTAtcacctgtgggaaaagatttaaTCAGAATTCAGAGCTGCAACGTCATGtaagaattcacacaggtgagaagccatatTTTTGTAAAACTTGTGGGAAAAGATTTGCTGACTCATCGGGACTCATAAAACACATGAGATTTCACACAGGCGAGAAACCATTTTCTTGTGGGATCTGTGGAAAAAGTTTCAGTCAGAAATCAGCATTGGAAACTCATGTAAGGACTCACACAGGCGAGAAGCCGTATTCTTGTAGCACTTGTGGGAAAAAATTCAATCAGAAATCAGGAATGAAGTCTCATGcaagaattcacacaggtgagaaaccacATTGCTGTAGCAGGTGTGGAAAAACCTTTAGCCAGAGGACACACTTAAAGAAGCACATGAGAATTCATACTGATTAA
- the LOC100692303 gene encoding uncharacterized protein LOC100692303 isoform X4 encodes MSSAQYLREFIKERLTAVCEEIFSEVQKTIVQYEEEINRQHRLLDISRKPDRNSHIIDFPQQRDCNEEEERNSSLDQEDPEPPQIKEEQEELCSSQEGEQLGLKQAEGIIVWTREEQIRVLGTICKPEIKLHRIGEDQEMDQVIHRRGSHVFSCLP; translated from the exons ATGAGTTCAGCTCAGTATCTGAGAGAGTTCATCAAGGAGAGACTAACTGCTGTTTGTGAAGAAATCTTCTCAGAGGTTCAAAAAACCATCGTCCAGTATGAGGAGGAGATCAACCGTCAGCACAGACTGCTGGATATCAGCCGGAAACCCGACAGAAACTCACACATCATAG ACTTCCCACAACAACGTGACTGCAacgaagaggaggagaggaactCCAGTCTGGACCAAGAGGACCCAGAGCctccacagattaaagaggaacaggaggaactctgcagcagtcaggagggagagcagcttgGACTGAAGCAAGCTGAAGGCATTATTGTCTGGACCAGGGAAGAGCAGATTAGAGTCCTGGGGACCATCTGCAAACCTGAGATAAAGTTACACAGAATAG GTGAGGACCAAGAGATGGACCAAGTCATACACAGAAGAGGCTCCCATGTGTTTTCATGCCTGCCTTAA